CTAGCTTGAGCATAGAACGAGATTTCCCTGAGATATGTCATTGCATATGTAGCACTTAATTGTATTCTTTGTGGGAAAATGGGTGTAAAACCCAGGGAAGGGTGGCTGTATGGCTTATGTGTGCCCTGTATACAATAACTTATAATTATTCAAGTGCTTGTAGATCTGTATAGGGAAGGAGTTTGTTAGCCACCAACACTGTGTGTGACCCAGAGAATTTTCTGGCTTCCTCCTTAGGAGTCTGCTCTGCATGTCTGCACTGCTGAGGCAGATCCCTACAGACATCCCTCAGGACATCCGGAAAATTAGAATAGAAAATTCTCACCTAACAGAATTGCCTCGCGGGTCTTTTGAGAACGTTAGTGCCTTGGAGTATCTCTGGCTTAATTTTAACAACATCACAGTGATGCACATCAAGAGCCTGGAGTATCTGCCAGCTCTGAAGGAGCTGCGCTTGCAAGGGAACAAGTTAAGCTCGGTGCCATGGACAGCATTtcaggacagccctgctctgaaAATCCTGGATCTGAAGCACAACCGGCTGGATGTCCTTCCCGAACACGCGCTCCGCTACCTGCCCAACCTGACCTATTTAGATCTATCCTCAAATCAGCTTACTGTCATATCCAGGGATGTCTTCTCCAGCTGGCCTGTCTACCAGAGGAGCCAGAGGGCGGAGGGGCAGACGGAAGCTATTTCCACCACTGTCCTGGCCCTTCATGACAACCCCTGGATTTGCGACTGTCGCCTGCGGGGATTTGTCCAGTTCATCAAGTCGGTCGGCCCCGCCATTATCCTGATGAATCCCTATTTAACTTGCTCAAGCCCGAAATTCAGGGCAGGGAAGTTTTTTCATGAAGTGGAGCTCAACAGCTGCATGAAGCCCCTGACCTCAGCCCTTGACACCAACATGACAGTCCCTGTGGGGCTGAACGTCACCCTGACCTGCTTCGTGCAAGCCAGCCCTTCCCCGGCTGTCTGGTGGAACTATGCACTCAAACTTTTAAGGGCATTTAATGGTaagaaaagttttttctttttctttttttttttttttttcattaaaaatttatgTTCTGTTATTCTACTTATGTAGGTCTTCAGGCCATCACAGTCACCACACCAGTTCTCAGCCCCTTTAGAGCATCACAGTTATTGTGGTGGCAATAATCCAAATAATCTTAATCATCCTACGTGTCTAAGCATGTCTGAGCACGAGAAGAGCTGCTTCACACAGGATAGCAGTCAAAGATGAAAGGAGTGTGGCCTCATTTTTACACAATTATTTTATGTGCGGATTTTTAGTAGTAGCTCTTCGTCATGACACACGATGTAAGAACTGTTAATAGTACATCAGTCAAGAACTATTAATACTACATCAGTCATACACGTATAATAAATATGTAGTTATGTAGACGTGTAAATATTTACACTATATATTATATactacatatatatgcacacactcATATGTCCGTGTGTGTTTGTAGgagcacaaaacccacaaaaccttGCAGCCTTGTTGCCTGTGTCCATTCATGTTCTACAACCAAAACAGAGGTGGTTGCTTTGCTTATTTATGTTCTTTATTGAACATAAATAATATGAGgcctttccctcttcctccccatccAGCTCGGCTCTTTCATGATCTCCCTCACATTTATTTTTCGCTAACAGCCTTCACCAGGACAAGTTGCTATTTTTATCAGGTGCATATGGGCACCGCCTGGGTTACGTGTGTTCCTAATAAGCCAGGTAGCTAAACAGGACAGCATCAGCCCTCCATCCTGGATGGTGTTTGCTTTAATTGCTGCCTTACAGCAGCACTTGGGCAGCTCTCCACAAGCACCTGCAGGATTAACTACATAGAGGCTCTTCCCAACCCCAGAGTCGTGCTCCCTGTTTGGGTAACAACAGGGGGGTTCATACTATCCTTAAAGCTGCATCTTCCTTCCACCCCAAAATTCCTGGCTCCACACACATTTTTGGCCCAAGCTGACATTTTTCTGCACTCGGGGGTGTGCAGAATGCAGCTGTGCCTCCTGCACCTCAGTGGCTCTCCGCGCCGTGCCCTGACCTGAGGATGCTGATGGCAGAGGGCACAGTCCGGGcccctcttcctctttcctcgggcagggcaggtcctgcctggcccCATCCACACCAGAGCggtcccggggctgccccggggcgcggcgggtcCCTGCCCACGGAGGCAGGAGAGGCTCCCGCCGGCTGACACTCTCCCCTGTGCCCGCAGTGTCCACGCAGCCCATCAGCGAGGAGACGGTCCGCTCGGAGCTGCTGATCCCGGCAGCACGGCCGGCGGACGCCGGCACCTACACCTGCACGGCTGCCAACTTCCTGGGCAACTCCTCGGCGGCCATCGCCCTCCGCGTGGGCGCTCCGcgggcacccaccacccccccgggCTGGGCCGCCGTCGCCCCCGCCGAGCCGGGCGCCCACGTGGAAGTGCGCATCGCCAAGCAGACGGTCTACGGCATCACCCTGGAGTGGTttgcggcggcggcggagccgggggagACCTGGTACACCCTCCTGGTGGGCCGCTACGACGCCGCCCGGAAGGACACCATCTACATCGGCCCCGGCGTCAACACCTACTCGGTGACGGACCTGCTGCCTGCCACCAAGTACGAGGTCTGCGTGGCCGTGCGCAACCAGGCCCCTCGCAAGGGCCAGTGCGTCATCTTCGTCACAGGCAGCGACATCAGCCAGCTGGAGCAGCGCGAGAAGCTCATCCACATCGTGGTCATCGTCTGCGCCATGGTGCTGGCCGTGCCCGCGGGCATGTACGCCTGCACGGCCGAGGCCCGCCCCGGCTGCCTGGGCCGCTGTCCCGGCGCctgcccccggcgccgccgcgggggccaAGAGCAGGCGGCGGGCAGCAAGGAGAGCACTCTGGACAGCCTGCCCGCCGGCAGCCAGGACGGGCTCTGCCACCCCCAGGGCGGCCGCGGAGCCCAGCAGCCCCCAGAGCACGAGGAGCCGGACAAGGCCCGGCCGCCCCACAGGAACAGCGCGGACCTCTActagcccagccctgcccggcggcGCCTTCGCAGACGCCCTGGAGCCGCAGCACGTGCTGGCACAAGGAAGGTTCCGCGCTTCAGGGACTCGGGGCACGGCAGGGCACGtgtctgggacagcagcaggcttGGGGAGCCCTGGGAGCGGGGGGGTAAGGGTGTGGGTGTCTGGCTGCAAGCATGGAGCCCAGGCTGCCTCTGCACCACTGTCACGGagccacacacagacacacaagaaACCAAGCTTTAACAAAAACCCTCCAAACCCAATAGCAAGGTATGCGGCAAAAGGCCAAAGGTCTCCCCTCGTTCCCTCACACAGGcatgtgttttgccagttatcaggccgagcctaaaggacacagccagcatcaagatgatccaataaccagattgtatttgacacaaaagggtcagcacatgggtgagcgctgggggtacggacaagtcagtcaggttatacataatggacatcaatcccactgcccccaacaacgacaccgcaggACCAGCAGTGGGTGGGGTAAATGGTGACATGcatctcccagagaagggacgggagacaaccgggTCAACaagcccaacacatcagaccaaggcagccacacactgaatctccgcacagcccgcgtttacagaagccagacctgcctggagcccagcccagggaggcgggaggcccttccccagcagggaactctgcccagggcgtccccctcacacacagacactgcccctcctgccaggggtcccggctgttctccctgcgcgggacacctgaccttgggttactgactgcgggacccctggggctcctttaccccatggctctgtctgccaggccagagcaccctggggggagcctaaagggaacctcacccccctttgggaagggctgggggagtcACCCCGATGTCAGCCTGAATTGGGGgcctggggttgaaaccccggcatttcagcatgtctttatttctttgtttttcccagGCGGGGGTGAGGGGGGATGGTTGTCTGTCgctctgccctgtgccctgcTCGGCTTCTCCTGTGAGCTGCTCCCGgagccggggcagggctgggctcagaACCACCAACAAACAGTAGTTTGGAAGGATTGGGTCAACACGATTGagctattttgtttcttttgaagaaaaacttttttttttttttttttttgatcagtgGTGTTGGGtgttggttttgggggtggggttgctttttgtttgttttgcttggttttggtgttttttttattcttactccTTCTTAAAGTTTACACAGCCCTCAGAGGTTCACAACCTCAGTTGTACCACAAAGAGGGGACCTGCGAGTGCTCACTGAACTCCAGCGTAACGTGGCCACAGCACGGGGGCTGTGGTTTCGAGTTGGTTTGGGCGGGGGTTTTGTACTGTGGGGAAGGGTGGGGGGGCTTTTACTTGTGTCCAAACATGTCTTAGAGGACCATTTTGGTTTCATTCTAACAAACACCTCCCCCCTCGCCATCCCCCCCCTCCCAACAGCTATTGCTACACACTGTTGTGTTAACATCTTCTTTTTGAAGTTAGGAACGagagaaaaatggtgaaaaatGAACAGTTTGTCTTTTGCAGGCAAACACTCAACTTCCAGCCCTTCCACCCTCCCCACCACTCGTCTGCTCTTCCCCAGGATGGTGCCGTGGCTGCGGGGTGACGCAGGGAGTGACGGGGATGCTCAGCCTGAACCAGGCGGGTGGGGCAAGCGTCCAGGGGCAGAGAGGGTGGTGGAGCCGGGGTTTGGGAGTCGAATGCGCAAACCAGGCATCTGCCCCATGTGCATACAGGCCACCTGCCCACCCCGATGCTTTGAAACCAAAGCTTGCCTTCTTTTTAGAGGCAAAACCCCCCAAATATGCGTGTAAAAGCAACCAGCCCCCCTCACAGAGCAGCTCACGCTGCGTTTCCTGGGGGTCTGAGAACACACGATTAACTTTTCTGGTTTGGCCTCGTGCTTTCCAGCACAATGAAAAGGCATGGGGATAGACCCACAGCCCTCGTCACAGGTGTTGTTACAGACCgcctcagaaagaaaaaaactagaGTAGAAACCTCAGCAGTAAGCAGAGATAAAGCCTAACGTGAGCTTCACTACATGGCAGTTTGGCTTCCTACTTGTAGTTTGGTTTTTGCCGTGTGTTCCAGACCCCCCGTTTCCCCCCCCAGCGCCGAGGTCACTGCGCAGCTTCTGAACTGACCTGGTTGATCCGTGCTGACTGTTGGTGTTACACTTCAAGGGACTTCCTAGTCTTGTCAGTCTTTTAGCTTTGAAGTAATAAACACGATGGATTTTTAGAAGACGCAGATGTCCTCTGCTTCATTTCTATTCTTTCACAGTTAGAAATTGCAAAGAAACCTGAACGCCGAGCAGCTCTGGGGCttggcagcagggatggggaggttggGAGGTTGCAGCACGTGTGACAGGGCTCTGCAGGGGTGAGGAGAGGGCAAAACCAGCCAAGTGGGGAAAGAACCTTGTCTTGGAGAagcccctggggagctgggcaTATGGGGTCAGGCATGAGCCAGTGCTGGCTGGGGACCAGCACGGGGCTGTGGGCGAGGGGGAGTGAAAACAATCCAGTGCTTCTCCCACACCGGTCAACACAGAGCGACAACGGCAAACCAGAGACTGTAGGGAGAGCTGCGGAATCACAGCGAGGAAACAGCCCGGGAAAGACAAAACATCCCATCACCATGCGTAGCAAGGTGATAATAAACCGGTACCCAGTGAGCACTGGCATCAGACTAAACCTGCTGCCTCTCCAGGAGCCTGCCTGACCCCGAGGCCGTGCTGCGGGGCTGCAGAGCTCAAAGGGTGCTCAGCCAGGGGCTTCTCTGCaaccctgcctgtccctgtcccgcGGCATCCCGCTTCTCCCCTCGTCTCCTTCCAGGGTGGCGCCACCCAAAACCCACACAGCCTGACTTGCAGCCCACCGAGGGGGCCATTTCCTTGCCCTAGACACCTGTCTGGCTGCCTGTGCCCGCGCGGTCACGTACCAAGCAATGACGAGGCATCGTTGCCAGCAGAAGCACACCATGCACAGAAGCACCTctggaattttttaatttttatttattaaaaaaaacccctgaagttGGAAATACAGAGTAACCAGAAAAAAGTCTCACAACATAGTAATAAAACATCTTTACTCCCTCTTAAATATAATCTCTAAGACTATAAACCTATAATTCCTGTTAAATCTCACTTAATTGAACGGTCTTTATAGGCTTTCTTCTTTGGAGAGTGAACACTGAATACTGGCTTCAACACAACAACGGGAAAACGGGAGTACGGGGAACAAATCATGAACTTCTGGTACCTCGGGAAACACCTGCAGAACCTGGCGGAGACACAACCTGcaagggcagcaggagcagggccaggggCTGCGCGGTCCCTCCCACCGCCCCGTGGCTGGAGGACAAGGGTGAGGTGACTCCACACAATGTGCCAGCCTGGGCCTCACGCCACGAGGTCCCAGGAGGGATAAACAAGACAAGTGTGGAGAAAATGAGCGATGTGGCAGGAGAGGCTCTgggagcagcactgctgccacAGTCCCCGGATGGGACCCTCCTGCACCTCTTGGCTACATCTCCTGGATCAGCCAGGGTTCGTGGTGACAGGAGCCGCAGTCACCTTCTGGCTTCTGGGTGGATTGAACTGGAGTTAAAAAATACGGGATTTTCCATGTCAGTGGCTAACTTCTTATTCAACCAGCTAAGGGCTAAGCTGATGAACTCTTGGTGCAAACAAAGGGAATTAGACCAGCTAACAGGGTGAGAAAAGAGCCCCTGAGGGGCAGGTCTGCTGGTCCAGCTGAACTGACAGGTGGAGCCTCACAAAGCCCCTGAATTAACGCAGTATCCCATCCTGTAGGGTTTGCTCCCCACCTTGGTGTTCACGGTGCTGATCCAGCCCAGCACATCTGCCCCGCGGGGCCGGAGCTCAGGCTCAGGGTGCAGGGTGCTGCTCCCCGGCCAGCCTGGCACATGCTGCCGTCTCCCCAAGGGGTGGGAACAGCCAGGCCCGGCTGAGAAACGCCTCCTCCCAAACAAATGCGAGGGAGAAACTGTGGGGTAGATCCAGTGAAAAAAAGTGCTCTGCCTTCAGTGCCTTGGTATTGTCACATAACAGGAAAAGAAGTGTcggttgccccccccccccccttaactGTTGCATAATTCACTCAGAAATACTGATAGGACAGACTAGAATATTTTAGGAAACTTCCTTTTGTGCTCACCAGTCCCTGGAGCAAGCCAGAAGTGGTGAAATCACTCCCCGGCCCCGTCTGCTAGCAGTGTGCAAACCAAATGATGTGTCCAGACACTTCCCCGACCAACATCTGTGACTTTCCAGCACTCGTCTATATTTTTCACTTATcatttttctcctggttttaCCCTGTTGCTTTAAACGTGTCCTTCTCCTGCTGGCTCCCTCCCCGCTGGAGGCAGCGGTGTCGGGAGGGGCAGTTCGGGGTGAGTGCTGCGCTTCAGCTTCCACTCGCCTGTCCCAGCTGGCGTAGGGGAGGCCGAggtgcccccccacccctgaCCAGCAGGCAAGTCCAGGGCAGAAGCAAAGCAGAGCATCACGTCAACGTACTCTGGCAAAACCCAGTGTAAGCTTCAGGAAAATGAAGACCTTCTCCAAGCCTGCCCGCTTACCTTTAGGGAATGAAGGTACCTGGCCATGAGCACATGGCCCCGCTGGCCGTAGCCACGCGCGTCGTGCCCCTGCGTGGTGCCCTCTCGCCACGTGCAGTGTCACTGCTGCGGGACACTGGCACATGGATGCAGTGCTGGTGCCACGGCCAGGCCAGCGCCCTGGCAAGCGGGTCCGGGTTCAAACGGAGAGGCTTGTGGGCACCCAAACCGGGTCAGAAGTGGCATAACCCAGCGCCTCGCTGCAGAGCGCCTTGTGTGACAGTCAGGGTTCTGGGTAGGGACCTCCAAAACCTCGGGTTGCCAGGGGGCGACCTGAATCCCCGTTCCCCCGGGGAGACTGTGGCTGGATGAGGTGCCGGGACACGAGCTGAGGGAGCCGCAGCCACCGCTGAAGTCGGACCGCAGCGTGTGCCGTGGGAGCCGCGGCTCCGGAGCACGAAACACCTGCAGAGCTGAGGGgtggctgctgcagcaggacGCGGCTCGCAGGTCACAGGGTGCTGACAGACACGGGGGACACCACAGCATATAAATATCTCCATGCTCAGCCACAATCCGCTGTCTCTAGGGGCTTCCAGGAGCATCTAGATGTGGGGCTCACCGACAGCTGCGTTCCTCTTCTCAAACTTCATTTTGAGCTCCGACACGAGGGCGTTGTGGACGCTGCTGTGCCCCCTTTTCTTCAGCTGCTTGTTTATGAACTTGGGAGTGATGGAGCCAGACACGGTTGGCACCTGCCACCCTGGGCCATCCCTCCGGGGAGCCAGggaggggggtggcgggggcaAGGGGGCGGTCGGTGGCAGTGGGGCAAATTGGGCATTGTTGTTGCTGTTCTCGTTGTGCAGGCTCTTGTTATCATCCTCAACAACAAACTTTGCAGCATTGTTGGGCCTCCTGAGCTTCAGCCACTCCATCCTGACTGCCCGGGACTGTGGAGTCTGTCTCTTTTTTATGATCCTGCGTATTGGGGTGATTTTGTTGGACCGCTTGTTGCGCCAGAACATGGCAGTGGAGATGATGATAGTTATCAGCACCATTATGCCCATGACACCAGCTAGCACTCCTAAGGCTTTCATGGGGTTATCTTTAGTTTGCATCAAAAAGGCGGCCATAGGCCCTTTGTGAAGAGTCTGTAAAAGAGTACAAAGAAAACACGTGACTTACTCTATGGGACAGACAGCGACCCAGAAATTTCATTTGTCCAAAATATGTAACAGGCAGGGCTGACTAATGGGAGTTGTCTCTAAAAAAAAAGAGACGCTCAAAGACCCAGTCCAGGTTTGGAGAATTTAGATGGAGCAGGAGACTGGGCAAGAACTGTGAAATGGAAGACTGTCCAACATACAGAAGTATTACCACCGAATTGGGAGAGATTCCTGCACGTCCCCATAGTGTTTGTTTAACTTGCAAGGACTGAGCAGGAAAATAATTGGCTCCAGGATCTGCAGCTGTATTGTTACACTACATTTCATAGTTAATACTAGTGTGGAACCTAAACAGAAGTTTATTAGCAGAAAGCAATCTTTCAAAAACAGTTGCAGGTGATATGGTGATGCAGTTTATAGGACTGAGCACGGCATTGAAAAGATTATCAGAAAACTTCACTTTATAAAATTACAGTTACAAAAGAGTAGTTGGCAGGTATGTGCTACGTTCTGTTTTCAAGTACTCTTTTACAGACATAACAAAACTCTTTGAGGTAGGGGAGATGAGTAGAGCTAAAGAGCTTTGTTTTTAGAAATAAACAATAACATAAGCTACATATGGCATATTAAGGACAAATGAATGGCCAGTTGACTTTGCAGCTTATCATGCTGTGCGTTTCGGAGGTCCCCGTGTAATTTTGCGGATTTTGCCCTGCGGGTGGAGCCTGGATCTTTTCACACTTTTCCAATACATGATGGTGGAGATCACCATTGTTACAGAAATGGTGGAAAGGACGCCACTCATGCAAATTCCAAATATTGTCCACGGATGCTTCTTGAGGCCTAAAATATAGGATTTTACCCTGGACTTGATCTGGAAATATCAAAAATAAGAGAAACGGTCAACCCTCACATGGTTATATTTGAAAGAGGCCAGTATCTATTATAAATACAGCTAGGGAACTAGGGTGAAATGCCTGCAGGATAGAGAGCTTATAAAATAAAGGGAGCTAAGTGTTGAGGAGAGGAGACAGTTGCAATGACATTGAACTGAACCCAGAAACACTACAAGAGGTTAGGAAGCGTGTATAGACATCTGGCTGATCAGGGAATAAAGGCACAGAGGTCACCCTTATTCACAGCATGGCCGTCCACCCTTGGACTACGTTTCCAAGAGAAGTTCGTAACGAATACAACCTCTGCTACGGTCTCTGGacaggcagcagtgctgtgcaAGGCCAGGAGATCCTTCAGAAACGG
The nucleotide sequence above comes from Athene noctua chromosome 21, bAthNoc1.hap1.1, whole genome shotgun sequence. Encoded proteins:
- the LRIT2 gene encoding leucine-rich repeat, immunoglobulin-like domain and transmembrane domain-containing protein 2, whose protein sequence is MDPICHIFLLLLVFHKINPSVLSCVTGCSCSQDSYGRSLLCMSALLRQIPTDIPQDIRKIRIENSHLTELPRGSFENVSALEYLWLNFNNITVMHIKSLEYLPALKELRLQGNKLSSVPWTAFQDSPALKILDLKHNRLDVLPEHALRYLPNLTYLDLSSNQLTVISRDVFSSWPVYQRSQRAEGQTEAISTTVLALHDNPWICDCRLRGFVQFIKSVGPAIILMNPYLTCSSPKFRAGKFFHEVELNSCMKPLTSALDTNMTVPVGLNVTLTCFVQASPSPAVWWNYALKLLRAFNVSTQPISEETVRSELLIPAARPADAGTYTCTAANFLGNSSAAIALRVGAPRAPTTPPGWAAVAPAEPGAHVEVRIAKQTVYGITLEWFAAAAEPGETWYTLLVGRYDAARKDTIYIGPGVNTYSVTDLLPATKYEVCVAVRNQAPRKGQCVIFVTGSDISQLEQREKLIHIVVIVCAMVLAVPAGMYACTAEARPGCLGRCPGACPRRRRGGQEQAAGSKESTLDSLPAGSQDGLCHPQGGRGAQQPPEHEEPDKARPPHRNSADLY